In Tenacibaculum pacificus, a single window of DNA contains:
- a CDS encoding homocysteine S-methyltransferase family protein — protein sequence MSNIYKEIQKRILVLDGAMGTMLQAYKFTEEDFRGERFKDYPTPLQGNNDLLSITQPSAIKEIHAKYFAAGADIVETNTFSGTTIAMADYQMENLVYELNYQSAKIAKEVADEFTAKEPHKPRFVAGSIGPTNRTASMSPDVNDPGYRAVTFDELRIAYKQQVEALLDGGSDLLLVETVFDTLNAKAALFAIEEVKEERKIEIPVMLSGTITDASGRTLSGQTAEAFLISVSHIPLLSVGFNCALGANLLQPHLEAIASKTDFAISAHPNAGLPNAFGEYDETAEEMADQIEEYLEKNLINIIGGCCGTTPEHITAIAELANKYQPRKCK from the coding sequence ATGTCAAACATATATAAAGAAATACAAAAACGAATTTTAGTGCTCGATGGAGCAATGGGAACGATGCTTCAAGCATATAAATTTACGGAAGAAGACTTTCGTGGAGAACGCTTTAAGGACTATCCAACACCATTGCAAGGAAATAACGATTTGTTATCTATCACACAACCATCTGCAATTAAAGAAATACATGCTAAATATTTTGCAGCAGGAGCTGATATTGTAGAAACAAATACTTTTTCAGGAACTACTATTGCTATGGCTGATTATCAAATGGAAAATTTGGTATATGAATTGAATTATCAATCTGCAAAAATAGCAAAAGAAGTAGCTGATGAATTTACAGCAAAAGAACCACATAAACCAAGGTTTGTTGCAGGTTCTATAGGACCAACAAACAGAACAGCGAGTATGTCTCCTGATGTAAATGATCCTGGGTATAGAGCTGTTACTTTTGATGAATTAAGAATCGCTTATAAGCAACAAGTAGAAGCTTTATTAGATGGTGGATCTGACCTTTTATTAGTAGAAACAGTTTTTGATACTTTAAATGCTAAAGCTGCATTGTTCGCTATTGAAGAGGTAAAAGAGGAAAGAAAAATTGAAATACCAGTAATGTTAAGCGGTACTATTACTGATGCAAGTGGTAGAACTTTATCTGGTCAAACAGCAGAAGCTTTTTTAATTTCGGTATCTCATATTCCATTATTATCTGTAGGATTTAATTGTGCTTTAGGAGCTAATTTATTGCAACCTCACTTAGAAGCTATTGCATCTAAAACAGATTTTGCAATTTCAGCACATCCTAATGCTGGTTTACCTAATGCTTTTGGAGAGTATGATGAAACTGCTGAAGAAATGGCAGATCAAATAGAAGAGTATCTAGAAAAAAACTTGATTAATATTATTGGTGGATGTTGTGGTACTACTCCAGAACATATTACTGCAATTGCCGAATTGGCAAATAAATACCAACCAAGAAAATGCAAATAA
- the epsC gene encoding serine O-acetyltransferase EpsC, translated as MSKILATTTFKNYNICLKDTVELFTKNMFYALFDEEFKENNKQSIEHNFFTIAKRLKIENGTEIWSLFQNKLPEIRQRLDLDALAFEKTDPAAKNLEEIYLAYPGFHAIAVYRLSHELYSLKVPTLPRMMSEYAHGLTGTDIHPGATIGDSFFIDHATGIVIGETTLIRENVKIYQGVTLGGIQVKKSLAETKRHPTIDNNVTIYANATILGGDVIIGEGSVIGANVCVTESVPPKSLVIYQTENKIVSLDKG; from the coding sequence ATGAGTAAAATATTAGCAACAACAACTTTTAAAAATTATAATATTTGTTTAAAAGACACTGTTGAGCTTTTTACAAAAAATATGTTTTATGCTTTGTTTGATGAAGAATTTAAAGAAAACAACAAGCAAAGTATAGAACATAATTTTTTTACGATAGCAAAGCGATTAAAGATTGAAAACGGTACTGAAATTTGGTCATTATTTCAAAATAAATTACCAGAAATAAGACAGCGTCTTGATTTAGACGCGCTTGCTTTTGAAAAAACAGACCCTGCAGCCAAAAATTTAGAAGAAATTTACTTAGCATATCCAGGGTTTCATGCTATAGCTGTATATCGTTTAAGTCATGAATTGTATAGTTTAAAAGTACCTACCTTACCTAGAATGATGAGCGAATATGCGCACGGATTAACAGGTACAGATATACATCCAGGAGCAACAATAGGAGATTCCTTTTTTATAGATCATGCTACTGGAATTGTTATTGGAGAAACTACATTGATAAGAGAAAATGTTAAAATTTATCAAGGAGTTACTTTAGGTGGTATTCAAGTTAAAAAAAGTTTAGCAGAAACAAAAAGACATCCTACAATAGATAACAATGTAACTATTTATGCTAATGCTACTATTTTAGGTGGAGACGTAATAATAGGTGAAGGAAGTGTGATTGGTGCTAATGTGTGTGTTACAGAATCTGTTCCACCAAAATCATTGGTTATTTATCAAACAGAAAATAAGATTGTTTCATTAGATAAAGGATAA
- the cobA gene encoding uroporphyrinogen-III C-methyltransferase, with protein MINLPKLTVVGAGPGDVDLITLKAVKVLKQADVVLYDALVNDELLSYINPKAEVIFVGKRRGCYSYQQEQINELIVARAKSHGHVVRLKGGDPFIFGRGSEEMEYAAKFGLEVAVVPGISSSLAVPASQNIPLTKRGYSESFWVITGTTKQHLISNDVALAAKSSATIVILMGMGKLSEIVEIFQKENKNNLPVAIIQNGTTKNEKIGIGTVDTIEQVVLENELANPAIIVLGEVVKHRQELQQVQAQVITTAL; from the coding sequence ATGATAAATTTACCAAAATTAACCGTAGTTGGTGCAGGACCTGGAGATGTTGATTTAATAACTTTAAAAGCGGTTAAAGTATTGAAACAAGCAGATGTTGTTTTATATGACGCTTTGGTAAATGACGAATTGTTATCATATATAAACCCTAAAGCAGAAGTTATTTTCGTAGGAAAACGAAGAGGATGTTATAGTTATCAGCAAGAGCAAATTAATGAATTAATTGTGGCTCGAGCAAAATCACATGGTCACGTGGTACGTTTAAAAGGAGGTGATCCTTTTATTTTCGGGCGAGGATCTGAAGAAATGGAGTATGCAGCAAAATTTGGCTTGGAAGTAGCCGTTGTTCCAGGAATTTCATCATCATTAGCCGTGCCAGCATCACAAAATATACCGTTAACAAAACGTGGATATTCAGAAAGCTTTTGGGTAATAACAGGTACAACAAAACAACATTTAATTTCAAATGACGTTGCGTTAGCTGCAAAATCTAGCGCAACAATTGTTATTTTAATGGGAATGGGTAAGTTATCGGAAATTGTTGAAATTTTTCAAAAAGAAAATAAAAACAATTTACCAGTAGCTATTATTCAAAATGGTACTACCAAAAATGAAAAAATTGGAATAGGTACTGTAGACACTATTGAACAAGTTGTATTAGAAAATGAATTAGCAAACCCTGCTATTATAGTATTAGGAGAGGTTGTTAAACACAGACAAGAATTACAGCAAGTACAGGCACAAGTAATAACAACTGCATTATAA
- a CDS encoding precorrin-2 dehydrogenase/sirohydrochlorin ferrochelatase family protein, whose product MDQLNVLIVGGGNVALEKLTFLLKSSPNAKVKMVAPFFREETIAFANKYAIEMINDVYQEEYLENKHIVIATTDNVPVNISVYENCKEKNILVNVADNPPYCDFYMGGIVTKGNVKIAISTNGKSPTAAKRLRQFFEEVIPDNIDDLVKNLNEYRKTIKGDFEYKVETLNEFTKSLVEKIK is encoded by the coding sequence ATGGATCAGCTTAATGTTTTAATCGTAGGTGGTGGAAATGTAGCTTTAGAAAAACTAACTTTTTTATTAAAGTCTAGTCCAAATGCAAAAGTGAAAATGGTTGCTCCTTTTTTTAGAGAAGAAACAATAGCATTTGCAAATAAGTATGCAATAGAAATGATTAATGATGTTTATCAAGAAGAATATCTAGAAAATAAGCATATTGTTATTGCCACAACAGATAATGTACCAGTTAATATAAGTGTATACGAAAACTGTAAAGAGAAAAATATTTTAGTAAATGTAGCTGATAATCCACCATATTGCGATTTTTATATGGGAGGAATTGTAACAAAAGGAAATGTTAAAATAGCAATTTCTACAAACGGAAAATCACCTACAGCAGCTAAAAGATTACGTCAATTTTTCGAAGAAGTAATTCCCGATAATATTGATGATTTAGTGAAAAACCTAAATGAGTACAGGAAAACAATAAAAGGAGACTTTGAATACAAAGTTGAAACATTAAATGAATTTACTAAAAGTTTAGTAGAAAAAATAAAGTAA
- the cysM gene encoding cysteine synthase CysM: MKAKKITDFVGNTPLVEVSNILDKKGVRLFLKLEGQNPGGSVKDRAAYNMIFEALNRRNIKKGDHLVEATSGNTGIALAFIAKVLGLNMTLVMPENATEERVKTMKAYGAEVLLTPKEEGIEGSRDLAQKLRYKKGYFMLNQFENNDNWKAHYKTTGPEIWKDTEGEVTHFVSAMGTTGTIMGVSTYLKEQNPNVQIIGAQPTDGSSIPGIRKWSKEYLPKIFDRSKVDEVIEVSENQARNMTRKLASQEGVFGGMSSGGAVHVALEIAEKIEEGIIVAIICDIGDRYLSSNLYNY; this comes from the coding sequence ATGAAAGCAAAAAAAATAACCGACTTTGTTGGAAATACACCTTTAGTAGAGGTTAGTAATATTCTTGATAAAAAAGGTGTACGTCTTTTTTTGAAATTAGAAGGACAGAATCCTGGTGGAAGCGTTAAAGATAGAGCTGCTTACAATATGATTTTTGAGGCTTTAAACCGAAGAAACATAAAAAAAGGAGATCATTTAGTAGAAGCTACTAGTGGAAATACAGGAATAGCATTAGCTTTTATCGCTAAAGTATTAGGCTTAAACATGACTTTAGTAATGCCTGAAAATGCTACTGAAGAACGTGTAAAAACAATGAAAGCTTACGGAGCTGAAGTATTGTTAACACCTAAAGAAGAGGGTATTGAAGGTTCAAGAGATTTAGCTCAGAAATTACGCTATAAAAAAGGGTATTTTATGTTGAATCAATTTGAAAATAATGATAATTGGAAAGCCCATTATAAAACAACAGGTCCTGAAATTTGGAAAGATACAGAAGGTGAGGTAACTCATTTTGTATCGGCAATGGGTACTACAGGAACTATTATGGGAGTTTCTACATATTTAAAAGAACAAAATCCTAATGTTCAAATTATAGGAGCACAACCAACAGATGGCTCAAGTATACCTGGAATCAGAAAATGGTCAAAAGAATATTTACCAAAGATTTTTGATCGTTCAAAGGTTGATGAAGTTATTGAAGTAAGTGAAAATCAAGCACGAAATATGACTCGTAAGTTAGCTAGTCAAGAAGGTGTTTTTGGTGGTATGAGTAGTGGAGGTGCTGTACATGTAGCACTTGAAATTGCAGAAAAAATAGAAGAAGGTATTATTGTAGCAATTATTTGTGATATAGGTGATAGATATTTATCTTCTAATTTATATAATTATTAA
- a CDS encoding 2Fe-2S iron-sulfur cluster-binding protein, translated as MSDITINITDREGVKHEVIAPTDMAVNLMEIVRSYELAEEGTIGVCGGMAMCASCQCYVKSEHKLPELTDDEDAMLAEAFHVEDNSRLGCQIQMSPELNGLEVELAPEM; from the coding sequence ATGTCAGATATTACCATAAATATAACAGATAGAGAAGGTGTAAAACACGAAGTTATTGCACCTACTGATATGGCCGTGAACCTAATGGAAATTGTTCGTTCATACGAATTAGCAGAAGAAGGTACTATTGGTGTTTGCGGTGGTATGGCAATGTGTGCATCTTGTCAGTGTTATGTGAAATCAGAACATAAATTACCTGAGTTAACTGATGATGAAGACGCAATGTTGGCAGAAGCATTTCATGTAGAAGATAACAGCCGTTTAGGTTGTCAAATTCAAATGTCACCTGAATTAAATGGATTAGAAGTAGAATTAGCACCAGAGATGTAA
- a CDS encoding NAD(P)/FAD-dependent oxidoreductase has product MIQTDILIIGAGPTGLFTVFEAGLLKLRCHLIDALPQQGGQCSEIYPKKPIYDIPAYPEILAGDLTDKLMEQIKQFEPGFTLGERADTIEKQEDGSFIVTTNKGTKHQAPVVAIAGGLGSFEPRKPPLPNIANFEDKGVEYIIRDPELYRDKKVVIAGGGDSALDWSIFLSDVASEVTLVHRRNEFRGALDSVDKVQELKDAGKINLITPAEIKGILGTDKVTGVSVERKGEEPFTVEADHFIPLFGLSPKLGPIVNWGLEIEKNAIKVNNALDYQTNIPGIYAIGDVNTYPGKLKLILCGFHEATLMCQSAYQLIHPDKKYVMKYTTVGGVEGFDGTKKEAPKAVVKAIN; this is encoded by the coding sequence ATGATACAGACAGATATATTAATTATTGGAGCAGGACCAACAGGGTTGTTCACTGTTTTTGAAGCAGGATTGTTAAAATTACGTTGTCATTTAATTGATGCACTACCACAACAAGGAGGGCAATGTTCGGAAATTTATCCTAAAAAACCAATTTATGATATTCCAGCATACCCTGAAATTTTAGCAGGAGACTTAACAGATAAATTAATGGAACAAATTAAACAATTTGAACCAGGATTTACTTTAGGTGAACGTGCTGATACTATTGAAAAACAAGAAGATGGGTCGTTTATTGTAACAACAAATAAAGGTACAAAACATCAAGCGCCAGTTGTAGCAATTGCAGGTGGATTAGGAAGTTTTGAACCACGTAAGCCACCTTTACCTAACATTGCTAATTTTGAAGATAAAGGAGTTGAGTATATTATACGTGATCCAGAATTATATAGAGATAAAAAAGTAGTAATTGCAGGTGGAGGAGATTCTGCTTTAGATTGGTCTATTTTCTTATCAGATGTAGCTTCAGAAGTAACATTAGTTCATAGAAGAAATGAATTTAGAGGAGCTTTAGATTCTGTAGATAAAGTACAAGAATTAAAAGATGCCGGAAAAATTAACTTAATTACACCAGCTGAAATTAAAGGAATTTTAGGTACGGATAAAGTTACAGGTGTATCTGTAGAAAGAAAAGGAGAAGAGCCTTTTACTGTTGAAGCAGATCATTTTATTCCTTTATTTGGTTTATCACCTAAATTAGGTCCTATTGTAAACTGGGGATTAGAGATAGAAAAAAATGCAATTAAAGTAAATAATGCTTTAGATTACCAAACAAACATACCTGGTATTTATGCTATTGGTGATGTAAATACTTATCCTGGTAAATTAAAGTTAATTTTATGTGGTTTTCACGAAGCTACTTTAATGTGTCAAAGTGCTTATCAATTAATTCACCCAGACAAAAAGTATGTAATGAAATATACTACAGTTGGTGGAGTTGAAGGTTTTGACGGTACTAAAAAAGAAGCACCAAAAGCTGTTGTAAAAGCTATCAATTAA